A single genomic interval of Pseudomonas sp. FeN3W harbors:
- a CDS encoding N-acetylglutaminylglutamine amidotransferase: protein MCGIAGELRFDNRPADLAAVERITQHLTARGPDACGFHSQGPLALGHRRLKIMDLCEASGQPMIDSALGLSMVFNGAIYNYPELRAELEGLGYRFFSEGDTEVLLKGFHAWGEALLPRLNGMFAFAIWERDSQQLFIARDRLGVKPLYLSRTDQRLRFASSLPALLKGGDIAGVLNPVALNHYMSFHAVVPAPDTLIAGIEKLPPASWMRVDANGATTTQRWWELQFGAREEERNYSFEDWKQRTLDTMREAVAIRQRAAVDVGVLLSGGVDSSLLVGLLREAGVADNLLTFSIGFEDAGGERGDEFKYSDLIAKHYNTRHHQLRIQEKEILEQLPAAFQAMSEPMVSHDCIAFYLLSREVARHCKVVQSGQGADELFAGYHWYPLVDGAEDPVAAYLAAFRDRSYEEYAETVQQQWVQGDFSGDFVRQHFAQPGADAAVDKALRIDSTVMLVDDPVKRVDNMTMAWGLEARTPFLDYRVAELSARIPAKFKLPDGGKYVLKEAARQVIPAEVIDRPKGYFPVPGLKHLQGATLNWVREMLLDPSQERGLYNPQALEKLLADPDNQLTPLRGSKLWQLAAVNLWLSEQGL, encoded by the coding sequence ATGTGTGGCATAGCTGGAGAACTTCGCTTCGATAACCGCCCGGCCGATCTGGCTGCGGTTGAACGCATCACCCAACACCTGACTGCGCGCGGCCCCGACGCGTGCGGTTTCCACAGCCAGGGCCCGCTTGCCCTGGGGCATCGACGCCTGAAGATCATGGATCTGTGCGAGGCGTCCGGCCAGCCGATGATCGACTCGGCGCTCGGCCTGTCGATGGTCTTCAACGGCGCCATCTACAACTACCCCGAATTGCGCGCAGAGCTGGAAGGCCTGGGCTATCGCTTCTTCTCCGAAGGCGATACCGAAGTGCTGCTCAAGGGCTTCCATGCCTGGGGCGAAGCGCTGCTGCCGCGACTGAACGGCATGTTCGCCTTCGCCATCTGGGAGCGCGACAGCCAGCAGCTGTTCATCGCCCGCGACCGTCTCGGCGTCAAGCCACTGTACCTGTCGCGCACCGACCAGCGCCTGCGCTTCGCCTCGTCGCTGCCGGCACTGCTCAAGGGCGGCGATATCGCCGGCGTATTGAATCCGGTGGCGCTGAATCACTACATGAGCTTCCACGCCGTGGTGCCGGCACCGGACACCCTGATCGCCGGTATCGAGAAATTGCCGCCGGCCAGCTGGATGCGCGTCGACGCCAATGGCGCGACCACCACCCAGCGCTGGTGGGAACTGCAATTCGGCGCCCGTGAAGAGGAGCGCAACTACAGCTTCGAAGACTGGAAGCAACGCACCCTGGACACCATGCGCGAGGCGGTGGCCATCCGTCAGCGCGCGGCGGTGGATGTCGGCGTGCTGCTCTCCGGCGGTGTCGATTCCAGCCTGCTGGTCGGCCTGCTGCGCGAGGCCGGCGTGGCGGACAACCTGCTGACCTTCTCCATCGGCTTCGAAGATGCCGGTGGCGAGCGCGGCGACGAGTTCAAGTACTCGGACCTGATCGCCAAGCACTACAACACCCGCCATCACCAGTTGCGCATCCAGGAAAAGGAAATCCTCGAACAGCTGCCGGCCGCCTTCCAGGCGATGAGCGAGCCGATGGTCAGCCATGACTGCATCGCCTTCTACCTGCTCTCGCGGGAAGTGGCCAGGCACTGCAAGGTGGTGCAGAGCGGCCAGGGTGCCGACGAGCTGTTCGCCGGCTACCACTGGTATCCGCTGGTGGACGGCGCCGAAGACCCGGTGGCCGCCTACCTCGCCGCCTTCCGCGACCGCAGCTACGAAGAGTACGCCGAGACCGTGCAGCAGCAGTGGGTCCAGGGCGACTTCTCCGGCGACTTCGTCCGCCAGCACTTCGCCCAGCCGGGCGCCGACGCGGCGGTGGACAAGGCGCTGCGCATCGACAGCACGGTGATGCTGGTCGACGATCCGGTCAAACGCGTGGACAACATGACCATGGCCTGGGGTCTGGAGGCGCGCACGCCGTTCCTCGACTATCGTGTGGCGGAACTGTCGGCACGGATTCCGGCGAAATTCAAGCTGCCCGACGGCGGCAAGTACGTGCTCAAGGAGGCCGCGCGCCAGGTGATTCCTGCCGAGGTGATCGACCGGCCGAAGGGCTACTTCCCGGTGCCGGGCCTCAAGCATTTGCAGGGTGCGACACTGAACTGGGTTCGCGAGATGCTGCTCGACCCCAGCCAGGAGCGTGGCCTCTACAACCCGCAGGCATTGGAGAAGTTGCTCGCCGATCCGGACAACCAGCTCACGCCGCTGCGCGGTTCAAAACTCTGGCAGCTGGCGGCGGTCAACCTATGGTTGAGCGAACAAGGCCTTTGA
- the ngg gene encoding N-acetylglutaminylglutamine synthetase, whose product MQKSQAYGQRLLRGQAPTYQRLQARFAEDGQEEPCGPVILHCGWGRILVGHTYSDPAQLAAELLNEQAGERDIALYVAAPHQVLSYAPQQLFLDPSDTLRIWFTDYRPSQKRFRGFCVRRAQSEADWQAINGLYQARGMKPVDPERCTPREQGGPVYWLAEDETSGQIIGSVMGIDHHRAFNDPENGSSLWCLAVSPSCPRPGVGEALVRHLIEHYMGRGLAYLDLSVLHDNQQAKALYAKLGFRDLQTFTVKRKNSFNQPLFLGPGPEAKLNPYAKIIVDEARRRGIEIEINDAEAGLFTLTQGGRRVRCRESLSDLTSAVSMTLCQDKRLTHRTLSHAGICLPAQQLAAGPKENAAFLAEHGSVVVKPVDGEQGMGVAVDLRDATEMEDAIQRARQYDSRVLLESFHPGLDLRIVVIGYEVVAAAIRRPAEVIGDGRTSIGSLIEKQSRRRQAATGGESSIPLDEETQRCLRDAGFDFESVLPDGHRLAVRRTANLHTGGTLEDVTAQLHPELIDAAVRAARALDIPVVGLDLLVPAPDQPEYVFIEANERVGLANHQPQPTAERFIDLLFPLSTAG is encoded by the coding sequence ATGCAGAAGTCCCAAGCCTACGGCCAGCGTCTGTTGCGCGGACAGGCTCCGACCTACCAGCGGCTGCAGGCACGCTTCGCCGAGGACGGTCAGGAGGAGCCCTGCGGCCCGGTGATCCTGCATTGCGGCTGGGGTCGCATTCTGGTCGGCCACACCTACTCCGACCCCGCCCAACTCGCTGCCGAACTGCTCAACGAACAGGCCGGCGAGCGCGATATCGCGTTGTACGTCGCCGCCCCGCACCAGGTGCTGTCCTATGCACCGCAGCAACTCTTCCTCGACCCTTCCGATACCCTGCGCATCTGGTTCACCGACTACCGCCCTTCGCAGAAACGTTTCCGCGGCTTCTGCGTGCGTCGTGCCCAAAGCGAAGCCGACTGGCAAGCCATCAACGGGCTTTACCAGGCGCGCGGCATGAAGCCTGTCGACCCGGAGCGCTGCACACCGCGGGAACAGGGCGGCCCGGTGTACTGGCTGGCCGAGGACGAGACCTCCGGGCAGATCATCGGCAGCGTGATGGGCATCGACCACCACCGCGCCTTCAACGATCCGGAAAACGGCTCCAGCCTCTGGTGCCTGGCGGTTTCACCGAGCTGCCCGCGACCGGGCGTCGGCGAGGCGCTGGTGCGTCACCTGATCGAACATTACATGGGCCGCGGCCTGGCCTATCTCGATCTGTCGGTGCTGCACGACAACCAGCAGGCCAAGGCGCTGTACGCCAAGCTGGGTTTCCGCGATCTGCAGACCTTCACCGTCAAGCGCAAGAACAGCTTCAACCAACCGCTGTTTCTCGGCCCGGGCCCGGAAGCAAAGCTCAACCCCTATGCCAAGATCATCGTCGACGAGGCCCGCCGGCGCGGAATCGAGATCGAGATCAACGATGCCGAAGCCGGCCTGTTCACCCTGACCCAGGGCGGACGGCGGGTGCGCTGCCGCGAGTCGCTGTCCGATCTGACCTCGGCCGTCAGCATGACGCTCTGCCAGGACAAGCGGCTAACCCACCGCACCCTGTCCCATGCAGGCATCTGCCTGCCGGCGCAACAACTGGCCGCCGGCCCAAAGGAAAATGCCGCGTTCCTCGCCGAGCACGGCAGCGTAGTGGTCAAGCCGGTGGATGGCGAACAGGGCATGGGCGTCGCCGTGGATCTGCGCGATGCGACCGAAATGGAAGACGCCATCCAACGCGCCCGGCAGTACGACAGCCGCGTACTGCTGGAAAGCTTCCATCCCGGACTGGATCTGCGCATCGTCGTCATCGGTTACGAAGTCGTCGCCGCAGCGATACGCCGCCCGGCGGAAGTCATCGGTGATGGCCGTACCAGCATCGGCTCGCTGATCGAGAAGCAGAGCCGTCGGCGCCAAGCCGCTACCGGCGGCGAGAGTTCGATTCCGCTGGATGAGGAAACCCAGCGCTGCCTGCGCGACGCCGGCTTCGACTTCGAGAGCGTATTGCCGGACGGACACCGGCTCGCCGTGCGCCGCACCGCCAACCTGCATACCGGCGGCACGCTGGAAGACGTCACCGCACAGCTGCATCCCGAGCTAATCGATGCCGCCGTACGCGCCGCCCGCGCTCTGGATATTCCGGTGGTGGGCCTGGACCTGCTGGTGCCGGCGCCGGACCAGCCGGAGTACGTCTTCATCGAGGCCAACGAGCGCGTCGGCCTGGCCAATCATCAGCCGCAGCCGACCGCCGAACGCTTCATCGACCTGCTCTTCCCGCTCAGCACCGCCGGCTGA
- a CDS encoding osmoprotectant NAGGN system M42 family peptidase, with product MTVKLPEPDLNYMQRVLLEMLAIPSPTGFTDTIVRYVAERLAELGIPYELTRRGTIRATLKGRRYSPDRAVAAHLDTIGAIVREIHDTGRLGLAPVGCWSSRFAEGSRVSVFTDTGVIRGSVLPLLASGHAFNTAVDEAPVSWDHVELRLDAYTYSRNETCALGVNVGDFVAFDPMPEFTENGYISARHLDDKAGVAALLAALKAIVESGREPPIDVHPLFTITEETGSGAAGALPWDVSEFVGIDIAPAAKGQASSEHAVTVAMQDSGGPYDFHLSRHLLKLASENEIPVRRDLFRYYHSDAQSAVEAGHDIRTALLAFGCDATHGYERTHIDSLAAMSRLLCGYMLSQPVFASDSQHSKDSLERFSHQLEHDAQMENDTRVPPVDTLIGRQPPPQERDS from the coding sequence ATGACCGTAAAACTCCCCGAACCCGACCTCAATTACATGCAACGTGTGTTGCTGGAAATGCTCGCCATCCCCAGCCCCACCGGTTTCACCGACACCATCGTGCGCTACGTCGCCGAGCGCCTGGCCGAACTGGGCATCCCCTACGAGCTGACCCGTCGCGGCACCATCCGCGCCACACTCAAAGGTCGCCGCTACAGCCCGGACCGCGCCGTCGCGGCGCACCTGGACACCATCGGCGCCATCGTCCGCGAGATTCACGATACCGGCCGCCTGGGCCTGGCTCCAGTGGGCTGCTGGTCGAGCCGCTTCGCCGAGGGCAGCCGCGTCAGCGTCTTCACCGATACCGGAGTTATCCGCGGCAGTGTGCTGCCGCTGCTGGCATCGGGACATGCCTTCAACACCGCCGTGGACGAAGCACCGGTGAGCTGGGACCACGTCGAGCTGCGCCTGGACGCCTATACCTACAGCCGCAACGAAACCTGCGCGCTGGGGGTCAACGTCGGTGACTTCGTCGCCTTCGATCCGATGCCGGAATTCACCGAGAACGGCTACATCAGCGCCCGCCACCTGGATGACAAGGCTGGCGTCGCCGCGCTGCTGGCGGCACTGAAGGCCATCGTCGAAAGCGGTCGCGAACCACCCATCGATGTGCATCCGCTGTTCACCATCACCGAAGAAACCGGTTCCGGGGCTGCCGGCGCCCTGCCCTGGGATGTCAGCGAGTTCGTCGGGATCGACATCGCGCCGGCGGCCAAGGGCCAGGCCTCCAGCGAGCACGCGGTAACCGTGGCGATGCAGGATTCCGGCGGTCCCTACGACTTCCACCTCTCGCGTCACCTGCTCAAACTTGCCAGCGAGAACGAAATCCCGGTGCGCCGCGACCTGTTCCGCTACTACCACAGCGACGCGCAATCGGCCGTGGAGGCGGGACACGACATCCGCACCGCGCTGCTGGCCTTCGGCTGCGACGCCACCCATGGCTACGAGCGCACACATATCGATAGCCTCGCGGCGATGAGTCGCCTGCTCTGCGGCTATATGCTCAGCCAGCCGGTCTTCGCCAGCGACTCCCAGCACTCGAAGGACTCACTGGAACGCTTCAGCCATCAACTGGAACACGATGCGCAGATGGAGAACGACACCCGCGTGCCACCCGTCGACACACTCATCGGGCGCCAGCCCCCCCCCCAGGAGCGCGACAGTTGA
- a CDS encoding 7TM-DISM domain-containing protein: MSPRSCLALLLFCLSLQAWAVSPVVFDSPDTRQSLGNGTLYLEDPDGILDFEDVMALPAERLRPVESGHVNQGKNSSTWWLRTRLVNDLDAPLGGFIEINYPLLDHIEVFLQYPDGSVSRQLSGDRYPFADRPVKVSDFWFPVDLPPGETTLLLRIKTTSTLYVPLYFSSYNASAAEQQELSGISGAFYGVLFAMFCYNLFLFASLREPAYFWYLVYTLNVGLFALSFDGLLVKWLADDGGLVAMGIYVLMFSHCLIAIQFSRHFLHTRELFPRLDLVLRCTLLIAFGSVISGLLLDVQTWSILASITVIAASVGLLVTGAFVWRRGVRYGVYYTLAWGVLLASFILVTAGSLGFELFGLYGAAVVKASVAFELITLSIGLADRINLLKEEGYRSREAAERAASENEAKSRFLAKMSHEIRTPLNGVLGMLQLLRETPLDRSQQFYLDTISSSGNSLMAVINDILDYARIGSGKLSLEDIDFDLEILISETIRLFTAQALEKQLNLHVGLEPGVPRRIRGDPTRLKQILMNLLSNALKFTEHGHVLLEVSCRQTQEGTRRLVFCVSDSGIGMRPEVLAQLFESFSQGDSSTTRRYGGSGLGLAISKELVEMMNGHIEVQSAPGRGSRFCFEIPLQDASDTEDPLAQLLGGRPALLASQDTEGIEALSHLLRRWGMRTERCQTPECLPDYLSDFTASPLLVLLAPWPGSPGQWLERLRPHLEANQRVLMLYSPVHEPPPPSPGVRLISLALPLQSTPLREALQTLYAQEPQRASETTDETPAEQPPREPCILVAEDNPVNQMVVRGLLKKRGYAVQLADNGRQAVDLYRRDPEAVQLILMDCEMPELDGFEASRRIRKLEAELELQAVPIIAVTAHVLAEHRQRGLESGMDEFIGKPLESRQLYAYLDSYLQGGAS, from the coding sequence ATGTCGCCGCGTTCATGCCTGGCTCTGTTGCTGTTTTGCCTGTCGCTCCAAGCCTGGGCAGTCTCGCCCGTCGTGTTCGATTCGCCTGATACGCGCCAGTCACTCGGTAACGGCACACTCTACCTCGAGGACCCGGATGGCATCCTGGATTTCGAGGACGTCATGGCGTTGCCGGCCGAACGTCTGCGACCTGTCGAGAGCGGGCATGTCAACCAAGGCAAGAACAGCTCGACGTGGTGGCTACGCACCAGGCTGGTCAACGATCTGGACGCACCGCTCGGCGGTTTCATCGAGATCAACTACCCGCTGCTCGACCACATCGAGGTATTCCTGCAATACCCCGACGGTAGCGTCAGCCGGCAACTGAGCGGGGACCGCTACCCCTTCGCGGATCGCCCGGTCAAGGTCAGCGACTTCTGGTTTCCCGTCGATCTGCCCCCGGGCGAAACCACGCTGCTGTTACGCATCAAGACCACCAGCACGCTCTACGTGCCACTGTATTTCAGCAGCTACAACGCCAGCGCGGCCGAGCAACAGGAGCTGAGCGGTATCAGCGGGGCCTTCTACGGCGTGCTGTTCGCGATGTTCTGCTACAACCTGTTCCTCTTCGCTTCGCTGCGTGAGCCGGCGTACTTCTGGTATCTGGTCTACACCCTCAACGTCGGGCTGTTCGCGCTCTCCTTCGACGGCCTGCTGGTCAAGTGGCTGGCCGACGACGGCGGGCTGGTGGCGATGGGCATCTACGTCCTGATGTTCAGCCACTGCCTGATCGCCATCCAGTTCAGCCGCCACTTCCTGCATACCCGCGAGCTTTTTCCACGCCTCGACCTGGTGCTGCGCTGCACGCTGCTGATCGCCTTTGGCAGCGTGATTTCCGGGCTGCTGCTGGACGTGCAGACCTGGAGCATCCTGGCCAGCATCACGGTGATCGCCGCCTCGGTCGGCCTGCTCGTCACCGGCGCCTTCGTCTGGCGCCGCGGCGTGCGCTACGGGGTGTACTACACACTGGCCTGGGGCGTGCTACTGGCCTCGTTCATCCTGGTCACGGCCGGCTCACTGGGCTTCGAGCTGTTCGGCCTGTACGGCGCGGCGGTGGTCAAGGCCAGCGTCGCCTTCGAACTGATCACCCTGTCCATTGGCCTTGCCGATCGCATCAACCTGCTCAAGGAAGAGGGCTACCGCTCGCGCGAGGCCGCCGAGCGGGCCGCCAGCGAGAACGAAGCCAAGAGCCGCTTCCTGGCCAAGATGAGTCACGAGATCCGCACACCGCTCAATGGCGTGCTGGGCATGCTGCAACTGCTGCGCGAAACGCCGCTGGACCGCAGCCAGCAGTTCTATCTGGACACCATCTCCAGTTCCGGCAACTCGCTGATGGCAGTGATCAACGACATCCTCGACTACGCCCGGATCGGCTCCGGCAAGCTCAGCCTGGAGGACATCGACTTCGATCTGGAAATCCTGATCTCCGAAACCATCCGGCTGTTCACCGCGCAGGCACTGGAGAAACAGCTGAACCTGCACGTAGGCCTGGAGCCCGGCGTGCCGCGGCGAATTCGTGGCGACCCCACGCGGCTCAAGCAGATTCTGATGAACCTGCTGAGCAATGCGCTGAAATTCACCGAGCACGGCCATGTACTGCTCGAAGTCTCCTGCCGTCAGACCCAGGAAGGCACCCGGCGTCTGGTGTTCTGCGTCAGCGACAGCGGTATCGGCATGCGTCCGGAGGTGCTGGCGCAACTGTTCGAATCCTTCTCCCAGGGTGATTCGAGTACCACGCGACGTTATGGCGGCAGCGGGCTAGGCCTGGCGATCAGCAAGGAGCTGGTGGAAATGATGAATGGCCATATCGAGGTGCAGAGCGCACCGGGCCGCGGTAGTCGCTTCTGCTTCGAAATCCCGCTGCAAGACGCCAGCGACACGGAAGACCCCCTGGCCCAGCTGCTCGGCGGTCGCCCGGCGCTGCTCGCCTCGCAGGATACCGAGGGCATCGAGGCACTGAGCCATTTGCTGCGGCGCTGGGGCATGCGCACCGAGCGCTGCCAGACCCCGGAATGCCTGCCGGACTACCTGTCGGACTTCACCGCCTCGCCACTGCTGGTTCTGCTGGCGCCCTGGCCGGGCAGTCCGGGACAGTGGCTGGAGCGTCTTCGCCCGCATCTGGAGGCGAATCAGCGGGTGCTGATGCTCTACTCGCCGGTCCACGAACCGCCACCACCATCGCCCGGCGTACGCCTGATCAGCCTGGCACTCCCCCTGCAGAGCACGCCGCTGCGTGAGGCCTTGCAGACCCTGTATGCCCAGGAGCCGCAACGGGCCAGCGAAACGACCGACGAAACGCCAGCCGAGCAGCCGCCCCGCGAGCCCTGCATTCTGGTCGCCGAAGACAATCCGGTGAATCAGATGGTGGTACGGGGCCTGCTGAAAAAGCGCGGTTACGCGGTTCAGCTCGCCGACAACGGACGCCAGGCCGTGGACCTCTACCGCCGCGATCCGGAAGCCGTGCAACTGATCCTGATGGATTGCGAGATGCCGGAGCTCGACGGCTTCGAAGCCAGCCGGCGGATACGCAAACTGGAGGCGGAGCTTGAATTGCAGGCAGTACCGATCATCGCAGTGACCGCCCACGTACTGGCAGAGCACCGCCAGCGCGGTCTGGAATCGGGCATGGATGAATTCATCGGCAAACCCCTGGAGAGCCGGCAGCTGTATGCTTACCTGGACAGCTACCTGCAGGGCGGCGCGAGTTAG
- a CDS encoding YheU family protein: MLIPHDQLEPDTLTRLIEDFVTRDGTDNGDETPLETRVTRVRRALDKGEAVIVFDADSQQCQLALRRDVPREWLD; the protein is encoded by the coding sequence ATGCTCATACCGCACGACCAGCTCGAACCGGACACCCTGACCCGCCTCATAGAAGATTTCGTCACCCGCGATGGCACCGACAATGGTGACGAAACCCCGCTCGAGACCCGGGTAACACGCGTGCGCCGCGCGCTGGACAAGGGTGAAGCGGTGATCGTCTTCGATGCCGACAGTCAGCAATGCCAGCTGGCCCTCAGGCGCGATGTGCCGCGCGAATGGCTGGACTGA
- a CDS encoding MFS transporter — translation MLALVLAAINLRPGITSFAPLIERIAEELSLSRGLISLTTALPVLLMGLLAPLAPRLAVRFGLERSIVLCLGLIGVALLLRLFGHNAVLLIGTAGLVGAGIAVAGPLLSGFIKRYFLERMGQTAAWYSLSMAVGGTLGVVVTAPATEVMGQDWTWGLALWALPALAALLIWSRLPNQPEAASESRTGLPWKEPRAWLLSVYFALQAGLFYALATWLVARYHEVGYSLLQSNAFFSGFMLIGLPSAFAMPWLAQRLGNRHRIMAACGGLATLCLAAIALAPSWQPLVVCMLLGVALNGTFSLALISPMYEANTPLAVSRLTAMMLCTGYCLACLTPVLAGLGRDLAGDYRMPFLVLTGMAACMSLLAMRLRPRHQDR, via the coding sequence ATGCTGGCGCTGGTCCTGGCTGCCATCAACCTGCGCCCAGGTATTACCTCCTTCGCTCCGCTGATCGAGCGCATCGCCGAAGAGCTTTCGCTGTCCCGCGGCCTGATCAGCCTCACCACGGCCTTGCCGGTTCTGCTGATGGGCTTGCTGGCACCCCTGGCGCCGCGGCTGGCCGTGCGTTTCGGGCTGGAGCGCAGCATCGTGCTGTGCCTCGGGCTGATCGGCGTGGCGTTGCTGTTGCGGCTGTTCGGCCACAACGCCGTTCTGCTGATCGGCACGGCCGGGCTGGTTGGCGCCGGAATCGCCGTCGCCGGGCCACTGCTGTCCGGTTTCATCAAGCGCTACTTCCTCGAACGCATGGGCCAGACCGCCGCCTGGTACTCGCTGAGCATGGCGGTCGGTGGCACCCTCGGCGTAGTGGTGACCGCGCCGGCCACCGAGGTGATGGGGCAGGACTGGACGTGGGGCCTGGCGCTCTGGGCACTGCCGGCCCTGGCTGCGCTGCTGATCTGGTCGCGCCTGCCCAACCAGCCGGAAGCCGCCAGCGAGAGTCGTACCGGTTTGCCCTGGAAGGAGCCGCGGGCCTGGTTGCTCAGCGTCTACTTCGCCCTTCAGGCCGGGCTGTTCTATGCGTTGGCCACCTGGCTGGTGGCGCGTTATCACGAGGTTGGCTACAGCCTGCTGCAAAGCAACGCGTTCTTCAGTGGCTTCATGCTCATCGGCCTGCCGAGCGCCTTCGCCATGCCCTGGCTGGCGCAGCGGCTGGGCAACCGGCATCGGATCATGGCTGCGTGTGGCGGGCTGGCGACCCTTTGCCTGGCGGCAATCGCTCTGGCACCGAGCTGGCAGCCTCTGGTGGTCTGCATGCTGCTCGGCGTCGCGCTCAACGGCACCTTCTCCCTGGCGCTGATCTCGCCGATGTACGAAGCCAACACTCCGTTGGCGGTCAGCCGGCTTACCGCGATGATGCTCTGCACCGGCTATTGCCTGGCGTGCCTGACGCCGGTACTGGCCGGGCTCGGGCGTGATCTGGCGGGTGACTATCGCATGCCGTTCCTGGTCCTCACCGGCATGGCGGCATGCATGTCGCTGCTGGCGATGCGCTTGCGGCCACGGCATCAGGATCGCTGA
- a CDS encoding SDR family oxidoreductase, which produces MHNRMMITGAGSGLGREIALRWAREGWQLALSDVNEGGLAETLKMVREAGGDGFTMRCDVRDYSQLIAFAQACEEKLGGIDVVVNNAGVASGGFFDELSLEDWDWQIAINLMGVVKGCKAFLPLVQKSKGKIINIASMAALMQAPGMSNYNVAKAGVVALSESLLVELRQAEVGVHVVCPSFFQTNLLDSFRGPTPNVKAQIGKLLESSPITAADIADYIHQQVAKGEFMILPHDEGRMAWKVKQQNPQAIYDEMALLAEKKRAKSKAL; this is translated from the coding sequence ATGCACAACCGCATGATGATTACCGGTGCCGGCTCCGGGCTCGGTCGCGAGATTGCCCTGCGCTGGGCGCGTGAGGGCTGGCAGCTGGCGCTTTCCGATGTCAACGAAGGCGGCCTGGCGGAAACCCTGAAAATGGTCCGTGAAGCGGGCGGTGACGGCTTCACCATGCGCTGCGACGTGCGTGACTACAGCCAGCTGATCGCCTTCGCCCAGGCCTGTGAGGAGAAGCTCGGCGGCATCGATGTCGTGGTCAACAACGCCGGGGTGGCTTCCGGTGGCTTCTTCGACGAGTTGTCGCTGGAGGACTGGGACTGGCAGATCGCGATCAACCTGATGGGGGTGGTCAAGGGCTGCAAGGCGTTCCTGCCGCTGGTGCAGAAGAGCAAGGGCAAGATCATCAACATCGCCTCGATGGCGGCGCTGATGCAGGCGCCGGGCATGAGCAACTACAACGTGGCCAAGGCCGGTGTAGTGGCGCTGTCGGAAAGCCTGCTGGTCGAGCTGCGGCAGGCCGAGGTCGGCGTGCACGTGGTCTGCCCGTCGTTCTTCCAGACCAACCTGCTGGACTCCTTCCGTGGCCCGACGCCGAACGTGAAAGCGCAGATCGGTAAGTTGCTGGAGTCTTCGCCGATTACTGCGGCGGACATCGCCGACTACATCCACCAGCAGGTCGCCAAGGGTGAGTTCATGATCCTGCCGCACGACGAGGGCCGCATGGCCTGGAAGGTCAAGCAGCAGAACCCGCAGGCGATCTACGATGAGATGGCGCTGCTGGCCGAAAAGAAACGCGCCAAGAGCAAGGCGCTCTGA